The genomic region AGCCCTAACATTGAAGGCATTGGTAAGTATTATCAAATCATTAGGTCTTAAACCCGTTTGTGCCGACATAGACCCTAAAACATTAAACATAGACCCCGAATCGGTACGCAATTTAATTACACCTCGAACCAAAGCCATTATCGCATTACATACCTTTGGCAACCCCTGCCTAATTGAAGAAATATGTAAAATAGGACAGGAAAACAATATCCCTGTTATAGAAGATGCTGCTCATGCATGTGGCGCTAAAATACAAAATAAATTCGTAGGAACATTTGGATATGCGGGCTTTTTTAGTTTTGATATATCTAAACCTATAAATACATACGGTGGGGGAATGCTTGTTAGTGAAGACTTATCACTAATTGATTTCGTAAGAGAATATAATAAAAAACTAATTTTAGACACAACTGAAATAACCAAAAAAGCAAAGTCTATTAAGTTAGAACAGGCACTATATAAATTAAAACTTATGTATCCCATTCTCTTTTTAAGACTGTTCCGATTTTTCTTCAAGTCTCTGGAATTTGTATACCGTAAAATTCAAAGTGTTCCCCCTGAAAATATCCAATTTACACCTTTACAAGCAAGTATAGGTATAGAAAAGTTATCTTTACTAAATTCAAGAATAGCGCAAAGAAATGAAGTAGCACAATTATACCGCAAATTATTATCCGATAAAATTGATATTCCTTATGTAACTTCTGAATGTATACCTTCTTATTACATGTTTGTTGTTATTCTTCCTAAAAAATCTCATAACATCTGTAGATCTCTCCTTTTCCATGGAATAGATACCGCATTTAAAGAAGAGGTTATAGATGATGTGTCCCTATTAGTTGAAAAATCACATTGTCCAAATGCGAATGGAGTTTATCCCTATTTACTTGCGTTACCTTTCTATGATGTTATTTCAAAAGATACCATTGAATATATATGTAATTGCCTGAACGAACTTGTAGAATAAGTAAAAACTGTTAATCTGAAAATCCCATTTGTTTAAGCCTTTGTTTTACATCCTCGTTTTGAGGATTGAGTTCTATAACTTCTGAAAATATCTTCTTTTCATTATCCTTATCACTTAATTTTATATATGTTTCCCCTAATTCTATTAATACCTCTGTAATTATCTCTTTTGGAGCCTCTTTTTCTTTTAGTTCTTTAATAGCCTTTTGATAAAGTTGTATTGCCTGTTGATAATCACCTATCTCTTTTTTAAATCCAGCATAGATTGCCCAACCTTCACCATCACTGGGATAAATTTCTAATGCGGTCTTGTAAGCCTTTTCGGCTTCTTCATATCTTTTCTGCTTTCTATATAAGTTCCCTAAATTTCTCCACGCAAGAGGAAATCTATATTCTAAATTTACCGCCTCTTTTAAATGTTTTTCTGCTAAATCATATCTGTTAACCTGAAACGCATAAAAGCCTAATGTATTATGAAGATTATGGTCCTGAGGTTGTTTCTCTAATGCCTTTTCAAAATATGGAATAACTTTTTCTAATTCACCTTTTGCATAAAAAGCTTCAGCAATATTATAGAGAGCATTTATCAGGTCGGGTTTTATAGACAAGGATTTTTGATAAAGTTCTATTGCTTTGTCAACATCCCCCGACAAAAAAGCATGATACCCTAAATTGTTATATGCCAGTGGATTTTTGTCATCTATTTCCAACGCTTTGTTATACATATCTTCCGCTTCTTTTGATTTTCCCATTCGGTCGTATAAAACCCCCAGGTCATAAGGGATATAAGAATTATTGGGGCTATTTACCATCGCCTTTTGATACAACTCTATTGCCTGCTCAGTATTCCCTTTCTTTTCTGCCAACTGAGCCAGATTATAGTATGCCAATTCATCATTAGGTCTTATTTTTAATGCTTCATAAAATTTATTTTCCGCCTCGTCCCATTTGTTTAACTTAACTAATAAACTCCCCCAATTATTTAATACTAATGTAAAATCAGGAACAACTTCTAATGCTTTTTTAAAGTGTTCTATGGCGTCTTCTGGTTTATCTTCCTGTATTAAGATAGCCAATTCTCGATGTGCCCGTGCATCTTTGGGGTTCATTTCTATTGCTTTTTCAAAATAAGAAATCGCTTCTTCTTTTTTCCCCATTCTCGACAATACCTGCGCTATCATATAATAAACATTTTGAGAATTCGGGTCAATATTTAACGCCAACTTCAACTTTTCTAACGATTTTTCATATTCTCCCCTATTGGCATAAATAGCACCCATTTTGGCAATCACATAACAAAATTGGGGATAGGCTTCTAATGCTTTTTCATAGCAGGTAATCGCTTGTTCGTAGTCCTTCTTCAATTCCATAATCTCCCCTAATTCATTCCATGCCCGAGCATCTCGAATATTTAATTCTATCGCCCTTCGAAAATAATTCTCTGCTTCATCTATTCTTTCCTGTTTCTTTAAGACACACCCTAAAAGATAAACACTATCTTGATACTCCGAATTTAGTTCAATGGCCTTTTT from Candidatus Hydrogenedens sp. harbors:
- a CDS encoding DegT/DnrJ/EryC1/StrS family aminotransferase, translated to MIPRRWIHILPSEYNEVLNPSHPLLSNYNIVSQWEKEFGNFIGSPNTVALPSGRIGLKLILQYLNLQENDEVIIPALTLKALVSIIKSLGLKPVCADIDPKTLNIDPESVRNLITPRTKAIIALHTFGNPCLIEEICKIGQENNIPVIEDAAHACGAKIQNKFVGTFGYAGFFSFDISKPINTYGGGMLVSEDLSLIDFVREYNKKLILDTTEITKKAKSIKLEQALYKLKLMYPILFLRLFRFFFKSLEFVYRKIQSVPPENIQFTPLQASIGIEKLSLLNSRIAQRNEVAQLYRKLLSDKIDIPYVTSECIPSYYMFVVILPKKSHNICRSLLFHGIDTAFKEEVIDDVSLLVEKSHCPNANGVYPYLLALPFYDVISKDTIEYICNCLNELVE